From the Lentimicrobiaceae bacterium genome, one window contains:
- a CDS encoding dockerin type I domain-containing protein, with the protein MKNFGYNIRNYFLPVAKAIAIFCLNLSVLYPASAQSVINSGSTLYITSGTSWINTSSLIIQNGASLINHGTLHLKGDLDNQNIIASNLGNGTLNLTGTTVQKIKGINITGNLTVNNPAGLELYGNTTISSTLTLTNGIVSLNTSNLLLDTTATIEGTPSASAMVVATGTGELRKMFKDTGSFIFPIGDTTGVAEYTPATLNFTSGNFAGGKYVGVRLKNAPLSGLTDSYLNRYWQVSTNANNFICDALFNYAAPADVSGTENTIYCGLFNVPSSATYAIANTSLHQLSATGLTSLGTFTGESTEKILNLTSLFTEGLYAGSSTMRKAQDESGDKYTGTTADQVSIELHSALAGDYANILYTNPTVSLAINGTATAIFPAVKRASYYVTIKHHNSIETTTAQPISFAGRTLNYTYDSPAKVYGNNLKEVLGVYVTYGGDVNQDGFVDSGDMTPVDNDAANFAMGYLATDANGDGFVDSADMTIIDNNAANFVSAIIP; encoded by the coding sequence GTGAAAAACTTTGGTTATAACATCCGAAATTATTTTTTGCCGGTTGCAAAAGCTATTGCCATTTTTTGTCTGAACCTGTCAGTACTTTACCCTGCCAGTGCCCAAAGCGTAATTAATAGTGGCAGCACTTTATACATAACATCTGGTACTTCCTGGATAAATACCAGTTCTCTTATCATCCAAAATGGTGCCTCCCTCATCAATCATGGTACACTGCATTTAAAAGGTGATCTCGATAACCAGAATATCATTGCCTCTAACTTGGGTAACGGAACCCTGAATTTAACAGGTACAACAGTACAAAAAATCAAAGGAATAAATATTACAGGTAATTTAACCGTAAACAATCCGGCAGGATTGGAATTGTATGGCAATACAACTATAAGTAGCACACTTACCCTTACCAATGGCATTGTTTCTTTAAACACAAGTAATCTACTGCTTGATACAACGGCAACGATTGAAGGAACTCCTTCTGCATCGGCTATGGTTGTGGCAACAGGCACGGGCGAGTTGCGCAAAATGTTTAAAGATACAGGCAGTTTTATTTTCCCCATAGGTGATACTACAGGTGTTGCAGAATATACGCCGGCTACGCTAAACTTTACGTCTGGTAATTTTGCCGGCGGCAAATATGTCGGCGTTCGACTTAAAAATGCTCCTCTGTCAGGACTTACCGATAGCTATCTGAACCGTTATTGGCAAGTATCTACCAATGCAAATAATTTTATTTGCGATGCACTTTTCAACTATGCTGCACCGGCAGATGTTTCAGGTACAGAAAATACCATTTACTGTGGTTTGTTTAACGTACCTTCTTCCGCTACCTATGCTATTGCCAATACAAGCCTGCATCAGCTATCTGCAACCGGATTAACCTCTCTGGGCACTTTCACCGGGGAAAGCACCGAAAAAATACTTAATTTAACTTCCTTATTCACAGAAGGACTATATGCTGGTAGTAGCACCATGCGAAAAGCACAGGACGAATCAGGAGATAAATATACCGGTACAACTGCCGACCAGGTTAGCATTGAACTACACAGTGCTCTCGCAGGTGACTATGCTAACATTTTGTACACAAATCCTACAGTTAGCCTTGCCATTAACGGCACTGCTACGGCTATATTTCCCGCGGTAAAAAGAGCATCATACTATGTAACTATAAAACACCATAATAGTATAGAAACAACTACTGCCCAACCCATCTCTTTTGCCGGAAGAACCCTTAATTACACTTATGATTCACCTGCAAAAGTCTATGGTAATAATCTGAAAGAGGTTTTGGGCGTTTATGTTACCTATGGTGGCGATGTAAACCAGGACGGATTTGTTGACAGCGGCGATATGACCCCTGTTGATAACGATGCTGCAAATTTTGCAATGGGATACCTTGCCACTGATGCCAATGGCGATGGTTTTGTTGACAGCGCCGACATGACCATAATTGATAATAATGCTGCTAATTTTGTCTCCGCAATTATACCCTGA
- a CDS encoding DUF1566 domain-containing protein — translation MKTFLLLFTGICFFYNCSFAQVSISADTSLPASCAMLEVKSTAKGFLPPRMTTTEMFSISNPVAGLMIYNTSDNYLAYYNGILWERTNGTAYSIPLGAHIGGGIVFYLDGTGIHGLIAAETDQGANIPWGCEGFSIHGAQGTAVGTGNANTLAIVTACTYLGIAAKICSDLVLNGYSDWFLPSKDELNLLYAQRTLVGGFANAIYWSSSEYSSITGQAWMQAFYNGDQYTGWKSDPFYFVRAIRAF, via the coding sequence ATGAAAACATTTCTGCTTCTATTTACAGGTATCTGCTTTTTCTATAATTGCTCTTTTGCCCAAGTGAGTATAAGTGCCGATACCAGCCTGCCGGCAAGTTGTGCGATGCTTGAGGTTAAATCAACAGCCAAAGGATTCCTTCCACCCAGAATGACTACTACTGAAATGTTTTCCATTTCAAACCCTGTAGCCGGTTTGATGATTTATAACACAAGTGATAACTATCTTGCGTATTACAATGGAATATTATGGGAAAGAACTAATGGAACAGCATATTCCATTCCATTGGGAGCGCATATTGGAGGAGGTATCGTTTTTTATCTTGATGGTACCGGAATACATGGTCTTATTGCAGCTGAAACAGACCAGGGAGCGAATATTCCCTGGGGCTGTGAAGGATTCAGCATACATGGGGCGCAGGGTACTGCTGTTGGTACGGGTAACGCAAATACATTAGCAATTGTTACCGCTTGTACCTATTTGGGGATAGCTGCCAAAATTTGTTCTGATTTGGTACTAAACGGTTATAGCGATTGGTTTTTACCCTCAAAAGATGAACTCAACTTATTATATGCTCAACGCACCTTGGTAGGTGGATTTGCAAATGCCATTTATTGGAGTTCTTCTGAATACAGCAGTATTACAGGACAGGCATGGATGCAAGCTTTTTATAACGGCGATCAATATACCGGATGGAAAAGCGACCCTTTTTATTTTGTTAGGGCTATACGGGCTTTTTAA